A portion of the Streptomyces sp. YPW6 genome contains these proteins:
- the eccE gene encoding type VII secretion protein EccE translates to MGSATRERTGRAGRRAAGTSRRQRSNQSPAPAPDTSPSSSAAGQAAPAATTLRSISRTDRVRPVLRQLVIVEVGLVIAAVGAALGGVWLIPSVVLLCLLVALAVVRRRGRALQDWVSSALGLRARRRAAAATSPGDAEPMLAPVAENVPGFAPHVYVDRDHRTVGMLGDGTFLTAVVRVEASGESLRPAFGARSLPLSLLGDALTVDDIVAESAQLVQQVRCAPAPHLPQQSVARLSYAPLQDRTGAPALRMTWVAVKLDPELCREAIEARGGGMEGAQRCLVRVADHVASRVTGAGFQAAVLDQDELNSAVATSACAHPILSGRAGRPDAAPQRRTMETSRVWRCDDRWHTTYAVDRWPELGRGATPLPQLVALLTSVPAYATTFSLTVRRGARQGSASVVGHVRVTGGSDTELIGVRRTLEQAARHAKVGLVRLDREQLPGVLATLPLGGAQ, encoded by the coding sequence ATGGGTTCAGCTACGCGCGAGCGTACCGGGCGGGCCGGCCGTCGAGCCGCCGGAACTTCCCGGAGGCAACGCAGCAACCAGTCGCCCGCACCGGCCCCCGATACGTCCCCGTCCTCCTCCGCCGCCGGGCAGGCCGCACCCGCCGCGACGACCCTGCGTTCGATCTCGCGGACCGACCGGGTGCGCCCGGTGCTGCGGCAGCTGGTGATCGTCGAGGTGGGCCTCGTGATCGCCGCTGTGGGTGCGGCGTTGGGCGGTGTGTGGCTGATCCCGTCGGTCGTTCTGCTGTGTCTGCTGGTCGCGCTCGCGGTGGTACGCCGTCGGGGCCGCGCGCTCCAGGACTGGGTGTCGAGCGCTCTGGGGCTCCGGGCCCGGCGCCGGGCCGCCGCCGCCACATCGCCCGGGGACGCGGAGCCGATGCTGGCCCCGGTCGCCGAGAACGTTCCCGGCTTCGCTCCGCACGTCTACGTCGACCGGGACCACCGGACGGTGGGGATGCTCGGCGACGGTACGTTCCTGACCGCCGTGGTGCGGGTCGAGGCGAGCGGCGAGTCGCTGCGGCCCGCGTTCGGCGCCCGGTCGCTCCCGCTGTCGCTGCTGGGTGACGCCCTCACGGTGGACGACATCGTGGCGGAGTCGGCGCAGTTGGTGCAGCAGGTGCGCTGCGCACCGGCTCCGCATCTGCCGCAGCAGTCGGTGGCCCGGCTCTCGTACGCGCCGCTGCAGGACCGGACCGGGGCGCCCGCCCTGCGGATGACGTGGGTGGCGGTGAAGCTGGATCCGGAGCTGTGCCGGGAGGCCATCGAGGCGCGCGGCGGCGGTATGGAGGGGGCGCAGCGCTGCTTGGTCCGGGTCGCCGACCACGTGGCGAGCCGGGTGACGGGCGCCGGTTTCCAGGCCGCGGTACTGGACCAGGACGAGCTGAACTCCGCGGTGGCCACCTCCGCCTGCGCCCATCCCATCCTGTCGGGGCGGGCGGGCCGCCCCGACGCCGCACCGCAGCGGCGCACCATGGAGACGTCGCGGGTCTGGCGGTGCGACGACCGCTGGCACACCACGTACGCGGTGGACCGCTGGCCCGAGCTGGGCCGGGGCGCGACACCGCTGCCGCAGCTGGTCGCCCTGCTGACGTCGGTGCCCGCGTACGCGACGACGTTCAGCCTGACGGTACGCCGCGGGGCGCGCCAGGGCTCGGCGAGCGTGGTCGGCCATGTCCGGGTCACCGGGGGTTCGGACACCGAACTCATCGGCGTGCGAAGGACGTTGGAGCAGGCAGCCCGGCACGCCAAGGTGGGTCTCGTACGGCTGGACCGCGAGCAGTTGCCGGGCGTCCTGGCGACGCTCCCGCTGGGAGGCGCACAGTGA
- a CDS encoding ABC transporter permease, whose protein sequence is MSPDSTPALRPGAAGVESTPSGGPAPSGPPARSPRSRSTAAYARYAAGKLAGAAVSLFAVLVTSFFLFRLIPGDPVKQMTGGRQVSTEQIAAMRREFGLDLPLWQQFTQYCGKALTGDFGTSYQFRAPVVDKITEALPATLLLTGTAFVIYTLLGIWLGSRSAWRNGGAGDRANTAFALTLYSVPSFWLGLLLIITLSVGIGPIPGLFPTGGMESGDTEGFDRVLDIAHHLVLPVVTLVAVEYARTLLVMRSSLLDEMGSDYLTTARAKGLRDDLVRRKHAVPNAMLPTVTLLFVNLGTTVAGAILVETVFSWPGLGGLFYQALSVPDLPLVQALFFVFAAAVILMNTLADVIYPLLDPRVGR, encoded by the coding sequence ATGAGCCCAGACAGCACTCCCGCCCTGCGACCGGGCGCGGCGGGCGTGGAGAGCACCCCGTCCGGCGGCCCGGCCCCGTCCGGGCCGCCGGCCCGCTCCCCGCGCTCCCGCAGTACGGCCGCCTACGCCCGGTACGCGGCGGGCAAGCTCGCCGGGGCGGCCGTCTCCCTGTTCGCCGTCCTCGTCACCAGCTTCTTCCTCTTCCGCCTGATCCCCGGCGACCCGGTCAAGCAGATGACCGGCGGGCGCCAGGTGTCGACCGAACAGATCGCGGCGATGCGCCGTGAGTTCGGGCTCGACCTGCCGCTGTGGCAGCAGTTCACGCAGTACTGCGGCAAGGCGCTGACCGGCGACTTCGGTACGTCGTACCAGTTCCGCGCGCCGGTCGTCGACAAGATCACCGAGGCGCTGCCCGCCACCCTGCTGCTGACGGGCACCGCCTTCGTGATCTACACGCTGCTCGGCATCTGGCTGGGCTCCCGGTCCGCGTGGCGCAACGGCGGCGCCGGGGACCGGGCCAACACCGCCTTCGCGCTGACGCTGTACTCGGTGCCCTCGTTCTGGCTCGGTCTGCTCCTCATCATCACCCTGTCGGTGGGCATCGGCCCGATCCCCGGGCTGTTCCCGACGGGCGGTATGGAGTCCGGGGACACCGAGGGCTTCGACCGGGTGCTGGACATCGCCCACCACCTGGTGCTGCCCGTCGTCACCCTGGTCGCCGTGGAGTACGCGCGCACCCTGCTGGTGATGCGCTCCTCGCTGCTGGACGAGATGGGCAGCGACTATCTGACGACGGCCCGCGCCAAGGGGCTGCGCGACGACCTCGTCCGCCGGAAGCACGCCGTGCCGAACGCGATGCTGCCCACCGTCACCCTGCTCTTCGTGAACCTCGGGACGACGGTGGCGGGGGCCATCCTGGTCGAGACGGTGTTCTCCTGGCCGGGTCTCGGCGGCCTCTTCTACCAGGCGCTGAGCGTGCCGGACCTGCCGTTGGTGCAGGCGCTGTTCTTCGTGTTCGCCGCCGCGGTGATCCTGATGAACACGCTCGCCGATGTGATCTATCCGCTGCTCGATCCCCGGGTGGGCCGATGA
- a CDS encoding ABC transporter substrate-binding protein: protein MVTSVPHHSVRPRRRLRLLPVAGAAALALAAGSVVPGNPLAPAPSEARADDGRTTLTVAVAQSVDSLSPFLAQRLLSTSIHRLMYDYLTNYDPKDNKAVPGLATAWEPSADKLTWTYTIRSDSTWSDGRQATAEDAAWTFNTMMTDEGAATSNGSFVGNFEKVTAPSKDKLVITLKEPQATMAALDVPIVPKHVWEKVGDFSKFNNDQDFPVVGNGPFILTDYKVDSYVKLKANKDFWRGSPKFDELVFRYYKDQDAAVAALRKGEVSFVAGSPSLTPAQSASLKSAPDIKVNDAPGRRFFALAVNPGARTKDGETFGDGHPALLDQKVRHALFMAVDRKTIIDKVFQGHAVEGEGYIPPRFGDYFWKPSADQKLAYDPEKAAALLDEAGYEKNGAGKRVGKDGRPLDFRILCHATDPNDKAIGKYLQEWWGEQGIGLKVDCLDNVSDPWYAGEYDLAFDGWSVNPDPDFVLSIHTCAALPAKAKESAATDNFICDKRYDELYKRQLAEYDPAKRADLVKQLESRLYDTGYMNVMAYPNAVEAYRTDHIESITTMPSAAGNIYGQDGYWSWWSAVPAAGASSSGSSSSGGSSTGVLIGVGVAVVVLAGGGLLFAMRRRSTAEDRE, encoded by the coding sequence ATGGTCACAAGCGTTCCCCACCACTCCGTCCGGCCACGCCGACGCCTACGCCTCCTGCCGGTCGCCGGGGCGGCCGCCCTGGCGCTCGCCGCCGGGTCCGTCGTCCCGGGCAACCCGCTCGCGCCCGCCCCCTCCGAGGCGCGCGCCGACGACGGGAGGACGACGCTCACGGTCGCCGTCGCGCAGAGCGTCGACTCCCTCAGTCCATTCCTGGCGCAGCGGCTGCTCAGCACGTCCATCCACCGGCTGATGTACGACTACCTCACGAACTACGACCCGAAGGACAACAAGGCGGTCCCCGGCCTGGCCACCGCGTGGGAGCCCTCCGCGGACAAGCTGACCTGGACGTACACGATCCGCTCGGACTCGACGTGGTCCGACGGGCGGCAGGCCACCGCCGAGGACGCGGCCTGGACGTTCAACACGATGATGACCGACGAGGGCGCGGCCACCTCCAACGGCAGCTTCGTCGGCAACTTCGAGAAGGTGACCGCTCCCAGCAAGGACAAGCTGGTCATCACGCTGAAGGAGCCGCAGGCCACGATGGCCGCGCTCGACGTCCCGATCGTCCCGAAGCACGTCTGGGAGAAGGTCGGCGACTTCTCGAAGTTCAACAACGACCAGGACTTCCCCGTCGTGGGGAACGGTCCGTTCATCCTGACGGACTACAAGGTCGACAGCTATGTGAAGCTGAAGGCCAACAAGGACTTCTGGCGCGGTTCGCCCAAGTTCGACGAGCTGGTCTTCCGCTACTACAAGGACCAGGACGCGGCCGTGGCCGCCCTGCGCAAGGGTGAGGTGTCCTTCGTCGCGGGCAGCCCCAGCCTGACCCCCGCCCAGTCCGCCTCGCTGAAGTCCGCGCCGGACATCAAGGTGAACGACGCCCCGGGCCGCCGCTTCTTCGCGCTCGCCGTCAACCCCGGGGCACGGACCAAGGACGGGGAGACGTTCGGCGACGGCCACCCGGCCCTGCTGGACCAGAAGGTGCGGCACGCGCTGTTCATGGCGGTGGACCGCAAGACCATCATCGACAAGGTCTTCCAGGGCCACGCCGTCGAGGGCGAGGGCTACATCCCGCCGCGCTTCGGCGACTACTTCTGGAAGCCGTCGGCGGATCAGAAGCTTGCCTACGACCCGGAGAAGGCCGCCGCCCTCCTCGACGAGGCCGGGTACGAGAAGAACGGCGCGGGCAAGCGCGTCGGCAAGGACGGCAGGCCGCTGGACTTCCGCATCCTCTGCCACGCCACCGACCCCAACGACAAGGCGATCGGCAAGTACCTCCAGGAGTGGTGGGGCGAGCAGGGCATCGGACTGAAGGTCGACTGCCTCGACAACGTTTCCGACCCCTGGTACGCCGGGGAGTACGACCTCGCCTTCGACGGCTGGTCCGTCAACCCCGACCCCGACTTCGTCCTTTCCATCCACACCTGCGCCGCCCTGCCGGCCAAGGCGAAGGAGTCGGCCGCGACCGACAACTTCATCTGCGACAAGCGGTACGACGAGCTCTACAAGAGGCAACTGGCGGAGTACGACCCCGCCAAGCGGGCGGATCTGGTCAAGCAACTGGAGTCGCGGCTGTACGACACCGGGTACATGAACGTCATGGCGTACCCGAATGCCGTCGAGGCCTACCGCACCGACCACATCGAGTCCATCACCACCATGCCGTCGGCCGCGGGCAACATCTACGGCCAGGACGGCTACTGGAGCTGGTGGTCGGCGGTCCCGGCCGCCGGGGCCTCCTCGTCCGGTTCCTCCAGCTCCGGTGGCTCCTCCACCGGGGTGCTGATCGGGGTCGGGGTCGCCGTCGTCGTCCTCGCCGGTGGCGGACTGCTGTTCGCCATGCGTCGCCGCTCCACCGCGGAAGACCGTGAATAG
- a CDS encoding ABC transporter permease: MTTSLEKPSGPQGPHPRRPPGEAGAQSPRALTRARRRQAVTRFWRQYRTHRAGLAGLAVLAVIALLALTAPLLAGADSQSVTNAPGGPLEEPSGEFPLGTDQFGRSLLALMLWGTRVSLTVGLLAAFLSVAIGTLIGITAGHFRGWYATVIMRVTDWFLVMPTLVLAIALATVLSRSVWTTILAIGVTTWPTTARLVRAQTLSVESRPYIERSRALGGGHGHIMSRHVLPNVMPLVLAQTTLVISTAILTEATLAFLGLSDPTIVSWGGLLQDAREAGAVSSGNWWYLAPPGLAIAVVALAFTLCGRAVESVLNPKLGVSR, encoded by the coding sequence ATGACGACGTCGCTGGAGAAGCCCTCCGGACCGCAGGGCCCGCACCCCCGCCGACCCCCCGGGGAAGCAGGGGCACAGAGTCCGCGCGCCCTGACCCGGGCCCGCCGGAGGCAGGCGGTGACCCGCTTCTGGCGGCAGTACCGCACCCACCGGGCCGGCCTCGCCGGGCTCGCCGTGCTCGCGGTGATCGCCCTGCTGGCGCTGACGGCCCCGCTGCTGGCCGGGGCCGACTCGCAGAGCGTCACCAACGCCCCGGGCGGCCCGCTGGAGGAGCCGAGCGGTGAGTTCCCGCTCGGGACCGACCAGTTCGGGCGCAGCCTGCTGGCCCTGATGCTGTGGGGCACGCGCGTGTCGCTGACGGTCGGGCTGCTCGCCGCCTTCCTGTCCGTGGCGATCGGCACCCTGATCGGGATCACCGCGGGCCACTTCAGGGGCTGGTACGCCACCGTCATCATGCGGGTGACGGACTGGTTCCTGGTGATGCCGACCCTCGTTCTGGCCATCGCCCTGGCCACGGTCCTCTCCCGGTCGGTCTGGACGACGATCCTGGCGATCGGCGTGACGACCTGGCCGACGACCGCCCGGCTGGTCCGCGCCCAGACGCTGTCCGTCGAGTCCCGCCCGTACATCGAGCGCTCCCGGGCGCTCGGCGGCGGCCACGGGCACATCATGTCGCGTCACGTCCTGCCCAATGTGATGCCGCTGGTGCTGGCGCAGACCACCCTCGTGATCTCCACCGCCATCCTCACCGAGGCGACCCTCGCCTTCCTCGGGCTCAGCGATCCCACGATCGTCTCCTGGGGCGGCCTGCTCCAGGACGCCCGGGAGGCCGGCGCGGTCAGCTCCGGCAACTGGTGGTACCTCGCTCCGCCCGGACTCGCCATCGCCGTGGTCGCCCTCGCCTTCACGCTGTGCGGCCGTGCCGTCGAGTCCGTGCTCAACCCCAAGCTGGGGGTGTCCCGTTGA
- a CDS encoding SCO5717 family growth-regulating ATPase, giving the protein MNGDRDEIRGGWDLPVDESSDADPAEMTGEFTIDYTPPAWYTQNAAGDSSGGAGSHLAPPPPPVGAPLPSPDPSAAPGGFEPDWAPAPPAPAEPVVPAAEEAPAAPAVPQPQAQQPQIPAAPAAAAPAPAAPAVPVAESADAGPFGGGDVESGATMRFSPAALTREIAEREAAASAAGAQHDEKAAEPGAPVSPATGAEGTSPAGTSSSGTDSEGAALSDTSSSGTNSAGAALSGTSAEPSAAPAPLTETSAAGASAEEASAGEAAGAGPATDDGMPGAGHAPATTTATTDADARDAAPQDAPPPAADAPQADAAPVPWSPPAQGGALPPLPPAFQPAAPAPRPQPAAQWPGAAPANQPPGGYGFPQADPAAQPPQTPPAPQPAHQQQPFPGQHGHPVPGPGAPLPPQAHPQSPQGAGGYGFPPHGGYGFPPQSGYGFPQPGRPEQQPQPLPQQQGQPGQAPNAPQQPQAQPQPPAPFPAQGTPNLPAPAAAQQPEPHGQQPPAQGHPPAQAQPLPQQPVDPRAGGAWPTPVAHDQRERSVPGAPLGYTAAVELSSDRLVRGKQKAKSSRAPSAASRFKLGGKKEEAERQRKLELIRTPVLSCYRIAVISLKGGVGKTTTTTALGSTLATERQDKILAIDANPDAGTLGRRVRRETGATIRDLVQAIPYLNSYMDIRRFTSQAPSGLEIIANDVDPAVSTTFNDEDYRRAIEVLGKQYPIILTDSGTGLLYSAMRGVLDLADQLIIISTPSVDGASSASTTLDWLSAHGYADLVQRSLTVISGVRETGKMIKVDDIVQHFETRCRGVVVVPFDEHLAAGAEVDLDMMRPKTREAYFTLSALVAEDFARAQQQQGLWTSDGQNPPPQYAPPMPGGQQSHPVQGQPMPGPPGGPGQPAAGQPMPGHQVPGQQVPGQHIPGQQPYAPQQPGPGQPHAPQPQQPQHTGQPYPGQPQPGQQPYGGQPYSGQPYGGQPPYGGYPTAGQPGAPQASYPPQAAPGGPQNGWQQTPPPPGGPGTPGAGVPQQGQPEQQDGQADPAGRPDAPGPVPPADWQQTPPQPPQAPRQ; this is encoded by the coding sequence GTGAACGGCGATCGGGACGAGATCCGCGGCGGATGGGACCTGCCCGTCGACGAGTCGTCCGACGCGGATCCCGCCGAGATGACGGGTGAGTTCACCATCGACTACACCCCTCCCGCCTGGTACACGCAGAACGCGGCGGGGGACTCGTCGGGGGGAGCGGGCTCTCATCTGGCTCCCCCTCCGCCGCCGGTCGGGGCGCCCCTGCCGTCGCCCGACCCGTCGGCGGCGCCGGGCGGCTTCGAGCCCGACTGGGCGCCCGCTCCGCCGGCGCCCGCCGAGCCGGTGGTCCCCGCGGCCGAGGAGGCCCCGGCCGCCCCCGCCGTACCGCAGCCCCAGGCGCAGCAGCCCCAGATTCCGGCCGCTCCGGCTGCAGCCGCTCCCGCTCCTGCCGCTCCTGCCGTTCCGGTCGCGGAGAGCGCGGATGCCGGTCCGTTCGGCGGTGGCGATGTGGAGAGCGGCGCGACGATGCGGTTCTCGCCCGCCGCGCTCACGCGGGAGATCGCGGAGCGCGAGGCGGCGGCGTCCGCTGCCGGGGCGCAGCACGACGAGAAGGCCGCGGAGCCCGGCGCTCCGGTCTCCCCCGCCACGGGCGCCGAGGGCACTTCCCCGGCCGGTACGTCCTCGTCCGGTACGGACTCCGAGGGCGCGGCCCTGTCCGATACGTCCTCGTCCGGTACGAACTCCGCGGGCGCGGCCCTGTCCGGTACGTCCGCCGAGCCGTCGGCCGCTCCCGCCCCGCTCACCGAAACCTCCGCCGCCGGCGCCTCCGCGGAGGAGGCTTCGGCCGGCGAAGCGGCCGGGGCCGGGCCCGCGACGGACGACGGAATGCCGGGCGCCGGTCACGCGCCCGCCACCACCACCGCCACCACGGACGCGGACGCGCGGGACGCCGCACCCCAGGACGCGCCGCCGCCCGCTGCCGACGCCCCGCAGGCCGACGCCGCACCGGTGCCGTGGTCGCCGCCCGCGCAGGGCGGCGCGCTGCCGCCCCTGCCGCCCGCCTTCCAGCCCGCCGCTCCGGCGCCTCGGCCCCAGCCCGCGGCGCAGTGGCCCGGCGCCGCCCCGGCGAACCAGCCGCCCGGCGGCTACGGCTTCCCGCAGGCGGACCCGGCGGCCCAGCCGCCGCAGACGCCCCCGGCACCCCAGCCCGCGCACCAGCAGCAGCCGTTCCCGGGGCAGCACGGTCACCCGGTCCCCGGACCTGGCGCACCGCTGCCACCGCAGGCCCACCCCCAGTCCCCCCAGGGCGCGGGCGGCTACGGCTTCCCGCCGCACGGTGGCTACGGCTTCCCGCCGCAGAGCGGCTATGGCTTCCCGCAGCCCGGCCGACCGGAGCAGCAGCCCCAGCCTCTGCCCCAGCAGCAGGGACAGCCGGGCCAGGCACCCAACGCGCCCCAGCAGCCCCAAGCCCAGCCCCAGCCCCCCGCGCCCTTCCCCGCCCAGGGCACCCCGAACCTTCCCGCACCCGCCGCCGCGCAGCAGCCGGAGCCGCACGGACAGCAGCCCCCGGCGCAGGGCCACCCCCCGGCCCAGGCCCAGCCGCTTCCGCAGCAGCCCGTCGACCCGCGAGCGGGCGGCGCGTGGCCCACCCCCGTCGCGCACGACCAGCGCGAGCGGTCCGTGCCGGGTGCCCCGCTCGGGTACACCGCGGCCGTCGAGCTCTCCTCCGACCGGCTGGTGCGGGGCAAGCAGAAGGCCAAGAGCAGCCGCGCCCCCTCCGCCGCCTCCCGGTTCAAGCTGGGCGGCAAGAAGGAGGAGGCCGAGCGGCAGCGCAAGCTGGAGCTGATCCGTACGCCGGTGCTGTCCTGCTACCGCATCGCCGTCATCAGCCTCAAGGGGGGCGTGGGCAAGACCACCACGACCACCGCCCTCGGTTCGACGCTGGCCACCGAGCGGCAGGACAAGATCCTCGCGATCGACGCCAACCCGGACGCCGGAACGCTCGGCCGCCGGGTGCGCCGCGAGACCGGGGCGACCATCCGCGACCTGGTCCAGGCGATCCCGTACCTCAACTCCTACATGGACATCCGCCGGTTCACCTCGCAGGCGCCCTCCGGTCTGGAGATCATCGCCAACGACGTGGACCCGGCCGTCTCGACGACGTTCAACGACGAGGACTACCGGCGCGCGATCGAGGTGCTCGGGAAGCAGTACCCGATCATCCTCACCGACTCCGGCACCGGGCTGCTCTACAGCGCGATGCGCGGGGTCCTCGACCTCGCCGACCAGCTGATCATCATCTCGACCCCCTCCGTCGACGGCGCCTCCAGCGCCTCCACGACGCTGGACTGGCTCTCGGCGCACGGGTACGCGGACCTGGTGCAGCGTTCGCTCACGGTCATTTCCGGTGTCCGCGAGACCGGCAAGATGATCAAGGTGGACGACATCGTGCAGCACTTCGAGACGCGCTGCCGCGGCGTCGTCGTCGTGCCGTTCGACGAGCACCTGGCGGCGGGCGCCGAGGTGGACCTCGACATGATGCGGCCCAAGACCCGTGAGGCCTACTTCACCCTCTCGGCTCTGGTGGCCGAGGACTTCGCGCGCGCCCAGCAGCAGCAGGGGCTGTGGACGTCGGACGGCCAGAATCCCCCGCCGCAGTACGCCCCGCCGATGCCCGGCGGGCAGCAGAGCCACCCGGTGCAGGGCCAGCCGATGCCCGGCCCGCCCGGCGGCCCCGGCCAGCCCGCGGCAGGCCAGCCGATGCCGGGCCACCAGGTACCAGGACAGCAGGTCCCCGGACAGCACATCCCCGGACAGCAGCCCTACGCGCCGCAGCAGCCCGGCCCCGGCCAGCCCCACGCCCCCCAGCCGCAGCAGCCCCAGCACACCGGCCAGCCGTACCCCGGCCAGCCTCAACCGGGGCAGCAGCCCTACGGCGGTCAGCCCTACAGCGGTCAGCCCTACGGCGGGCAGCCGCCGTACGGGGGATATCCGACGGCCGGTCAGCCGGGCGCACCCCAGGCCTCCTACCCGCCGCAGGCGGCACCGGGCGGGCCGCAGAACGGGTGGCAGCAGACGCCTCCCCCGCCGGGCGGTCCCGGTACACCCGGGGCCGGTGTGCCGCAGCAGGGGCAGCCGGAGCAGCAGGACGGGCAGGCCGACCCGGCGGGCCGGCCGGACGCACCGGGCCCCGTGCCTCCGGCAGACTGGCAGCAGACGCCTCCGCAGCCGCCGCAGGCGCCCCGCCAGTAG
- a CDS encoding DUF397 domain-containing protein: MGTQQEKDELYALDISDVTWLSAPGTEEAEERVEIAHLPGGGVAMRSSLDPDTVLRYTEAEWTAFVLGARDGEFDLT; this comes from the coding sequence ATGGGCACCCAGCAGGAAAAGGACGAGCTCTACGCTCTGGACATCTCCGACGTGACCTGGCTCAGCGCCCCGGGCACCGAGGAGGCCGAGGAGCGCGTCGAGATCGCGCATCTGCCGGGCGGCGGTGTCGCCATGCGTTCCTCGCTGGACCCGGACACGGTCCTGCGGTACACGGAAGCGGAGTGGACGGCGTTCGTCCTGGGTGCTCGCGACGGTGAGTTCGACCTCACGTAG
- the eccB gene encoding type VII secretion protein EccB, translated as MASRRDELNAYTFAKRRLIAQFLQPNPTGSEEGAPRPLRAVLPGAIIAVVVLAVFGAWGMFKPVAPQKWDTPKEHVIIASKSTTRYVVLETDGKRQLHPVLNMASAKLLLAPDKGTVVNVNESVLDNGKIPHGATLGIPYAPDRLPDSKEAGAAKRWAVCERPGEGGRAIQKATFIFAEREEKKTEGKNALRGGELMYVEGPDRTRYIVDASGKAYPVQKDELLLRTLVDQNPKPQRVSAAWLATLHTGDPITFPTLDGTPGAPAGAPGTLDAQTNRVGMVLTATAGTKTQSYVVLPGRVAPVSDFTAKLLLSSRQLVPLKQAGTAKPVSAAELEPGAPFGQERDWPVDRPEPVNSPDVKKGSRNTVCNVLRGVDADSGATTLSTWVGTSFPATLPTGSSSAYVTPGSGEFFRQFKGSTTSAGFLFLVTDTGLRYAMQSNSDSGQDDSGIGESGSKKEREEQQQEAQQAQNRLGYKDVDPNPVPATWSALLPTGPRLSTGAASQPQGS; from the coding sequence ATGGCATCACGGCGGGACGAGCTCAACGCCTATACCTTTGCGAAGCGGAGGTTGATCGCACAGTTCCTGCAGCCCAACCCCACCGGTTCCGAGGAAGGCGCCCCCCGGCCGCTGCGCGCGGTACTGCCCGGAGCCATCATCGCCGTCGTGGTGCTCGCCGTGTTCGGCGCCTGGGGCATGTTCAAACCGGTGGCCCCCCAGAAGTGGGACACCCCCAAGGAACACGTCATCATCGCCAGCAAGTCCACCACGCGGTACGTGGTGCTGGAGACCGACGGCAAGCGGCAGCTGCACCCCGTTCTGAACATGGCCTCCGCCAAGCTCCTGCTCGCCCCGGACAAGGGCACCGTCGTCAACGTCAACGAGTCCGTCCTGGACAACGGCAAGATCCCGCACGGCGCCACCCTCGGCATCCCGTACGCCCCCGACCGGTTGCCCGACTCCAAGGAAGCGGGCGCGGCCAAGCGCTGGGCGGTCTGCGAACGCCCCGGGGAGGGCGGCCGGGCCATCCAGAAGGCGACCTTCATCTTCGCCGAACGGGAAGAGAAGAAGACCGAGGGGAAGAACGCCCTGCGAGGCGGCGAGCTGATGTACGTCGAGGGCCCGGACCGGACCCGCTACATCGTCGACGCCTCGGGCAAGGCCTACCCCGTCCAGAAGGACGAACTGCTCCTGCGCACCCTGGTCGACCAGAACCCCAAGCCCCAGCGGGTCTCCGCCGCCTGGCTGGCCACGCTCCACACAGGCGACCCGATCACCTTCCCGACCCTGGATGGCACCCCCGGCGCCCCCGCCGGCGCCCCCGGCACCCTCGACGCGCAGACGAACCGCGTCGGCATGGTCCTGACCGCGACGGCGGGAACCAAGACCCAGAGCTACGTCGTCCTGCCGGGCAGGGTCGCCCCCGTCTCCGACTTCACGGCCAAGCTGCTGCTCAGCAGCCGCCAGCTGGTGCCCCTCAAGCAGGCGGGTACAGCGAAGCCGGTCAGCGCCGCCGAGCTCGAACCGGGCGCCCCCTTCGGCCAGGAGAGGGACTGGCCGGTCGACAGGCCCGAGCCCGTCAACTCCCCCGACGTCAAGAAGGGCAGCCGGAACACCGTGTGCAACGTTCTGCGAGGCGTTGACGCCGACAGCGGCGCCACCACACTGAGCACCTGGGTGGGCACGAGCTTCCCCGCGACGCTCCCCACCGGCTCCAGCAGCGCCTACGTCACTCCCGGATCGGGCGAGTTCTTCCGCCAGTTCAAGGGGTCCACCACCAGCGCGGGCTTCCTCTTCCTGGTCACCGACACCGGCCTGCGCTACGCGATGCAGTCCAACAGCGACAGCGGACAGGACGACTCCGGCATCGGCGAATCCGGCAGCAAGAAGGAACGGGAGGAGCAGCAGCAGGAGGCGCAGCAGGCGCAGAACCGCCTCGGGTACAAGGACGTCGACCCCAACCCCGTACCGGCGACCTGGTCCGCCCTCCTGCCGACCGGCCCCCGGCTCTCCACCGGCGCGGCCAGCCAGCCGCAGGGCTCGTGA